One window of the Wolbachia endosymbiont of Ctenocephalides felis wCfeJ genome contains the following:
- a CDS encoding Rpn family recombination-promoting nuclease/putative transposase gives MALSKFLDPKNDISFKRIFGTEKNKDILIHFLNDILGSTGKSTIQDIEFLGTIQDPDIASKKQSIVDVLFSSIVEKWAYFFRYADETSEEELERIIGSDLIIKRAYEELNRFNWSEKEFIAYKQEIKRIRDEQAVLAQKLDDATQKGRLEGIQIGHEKGKIEGKIEVARNSLKAGVSIDVIAQITGLSHSEILQLKEKT, from the coding sequence ATGGCTCTTTCGAAGTTTCTCGATCCAAAAAATGATATATCGTTCAAGCGCATCTTTGGCACTGAAAAAAATAAAGATATCCTTATTCACTTTCTTAATGATATTCTTGGCTCCACTGGCAAAAGTACAATACAGGATATAGAGTTCTTAGGTACTATTCAAGACCCTGATATTGCTTCTAAAAAACAAAGCATTGTTGATGTTCTTTTTTCAAGTATAGTTGAAAAGTGGGCCTACTTTTTTAGATATGCAGATGAAACTAGTGAAGAAGAGCTAGAGAGAATAATAGGAAGTGATCTAATAATTAAAAGAGCATATGAAGAACTAAATAGGTTCAACTGGTCAGAAAAAGAATTTATTGCCTATAAACAAGAGATCAAGCGCATTCGTGACGAACAGGCTGTCCTTGCTCAAAAACTCGATGATGCTACTCAAAAAGGTAGACTAGAAGGCATCCAAATCGGCCATGAAAAAGGTAAAATTGAAGGTAAAATTGAAGTTGCAAGAAACTCACTCAAGGCCGGTGTTTCTATAGATGTTATAGCTCAAATTACTGGTCTCTCTCATTCTGAAATTTTACAACTCAAAGAAAAAACATAA
- a CDS encoding ankyrin repeat domain-containing protein, which translates to MVEDVERHTFLNQSKNKLDLDSYLNNRGRSNAADSMRRDVCSELNASGRRNIVLSGNDVCAITSGHETLDIENFPIQEVVINDDANGKKSLRSTLDLHQLVQQINRDLSIKPIPTVIKGKSDLLIKLSISATDLRQDVITVRLKDALINKWYKKLQIIFDNAPVEIDDGLGLKSSFFISDEKIIVVTPQDVEEKNKLIISKKAGQYAYLHDKYDLIVTNAFNADIEASELCIIHFKDFYKEPKMETLSIKFADKEILLSNEIDKIRNSDSIDKLNNVSSIVNSQGSFIHSEVPNSGDINAQGKLDRTLLHLASEAGEFDKVKLLLDRGANIEVQDKFGYTPIFLATQSGKWSIVRLLLDKGANIDAQDKEGQTLLHFAASGNNLDMVQFLLNRGANIEVQDKFAWTPILSAAQSGKWDVIKLLIGNGAKFNNEITIQGTPLHFAVQEGNLDMVRFLLDEGADIESQDKDNKKPLHLAVEAGRLNVVKLLLDRGASVNITDMNSQTPLGLATKGNMIEILKKAELDQGLLINARDGNLDKVVEYFIGKRVSLKVKDRDGKTPLDLAKQKGHTDIAKVIKQMQLELDKKLLSAVKMVILIKLRILLAKVLA; encoded by the coding sequence ATGGTTGAAGATGTTGAAAGGCACACCTTTTTAAATCAGTCAAAAAATAAGTTAGATTTAGATAGTTATTTAAATAATAGAGGGAGAAGCAATGCTGCGGATTCTATGAGGAGAGATGTATGTAGTGAACTCAATGCAAGTGGGAGAAGAAATATTGTTCTAAGCGGAAACGATGTATGTGCAATTACTTCAGGTCATGAAACACTTGATATTGAAAACTTCCCTATTCAAGAAGTAGTGATTAATGATGATGCTAATGGAAAGAAAAGTTTAAGAAGTACATTAGACCTACATCAGTTGGTGCAGCAGATAAATAGGGATTTGAGTATAAAACCGATACCAACAGTTATTAAAGGCAAAAGTGATTTATTAATTAAGTTATCTATATCAGCCACCGACTTGCGGCAAGATGTAATAACAGTTAGGCTGAAAGATGCACTTATAAATAAGTGGTATAAAAAATTACAAATTATTTTTGATAATGCCCCTGTGGAAATAGATGATGGTTTAGGTTTAAAGTCTTCGTTCTTTATTTCTGATGAGAAAATTATTGTAGTAACACCTCAAGACGTGGAAGAAAAGAATAAACTAATCATATCTAAAAAAGCAGGGCAGTATGCCTATCTTCATGATAAATATGATTTGATAGTTACCAATGCCTTTAATGCTGATATAGAAGCAAGTGAGTTGTGTATTATACATTTTAAAGATTTCTATAAAGAACCTAAAATGGAAACATTATCTATAAAATTTGCTGACAAAGAAATATTATTAAGTAACGAAATAGATAAAATACGTAATTCAGATAGTATTGATAAATTAAATAATGTGAGTTCTATTGTTAATTCACAAGGGAGTTTTATACATTCAGAGGTTCCAAACAGTGGAGACATAAATGCTCAAGGTAAACTTGACAGAACACTGTTGCATCTTGCTTCCGAGGCTGGTGAATTTGATAAGGTTAAACTTCTTCTTGATAGAGGAGCTAATATTGAAGTTCAAGATAAATTTGGGTACACACCAATATTTCTTGCTACTCAATCAGGTAAATGGAGCATAGTAAGACTCTTACTTGATAAAGGTGCTAATATTGATGCTCAAGATAAGGAAGGTCAAACACTTTTACACTTTGCTGCGTCAGGGAATAATTTAGATATGGTTCAATTTCTTCTTAATAGAGGTGCTAATATTGAAGTTCAAGACAAGTTTGCTTGGACACCAATACTTTCTGCTGCTCAGTCAGGTAAATGGGACGTAATAAAACTTCTTATTGGTAATGGTGCTAAATTTAATAATGAAATAACGATTCAAGGAACACCTTTACATTTTGCTGTACAAGAGGGTAATTTGGATATGGTCAGATTTCTTCTTGATGAAGGTGCTGACATTGAATCTCAAGACAAAGATAATAAAAAGCCTTTGCATCTTGCAGTTGAAGCAGGTAGGTTAAATGTAGTCAAACTCCTTCTTGATAGAGGTGCTAGTGTCAACATTACGGACATGAATAGCCAAACGCCTTTAGGTTTAGCTACTAAAGGAAATATGATAGAAATTTTGAAGAAGGCGGAGTTGGATCAAGGGTTATTAATTAATGCAAGGGATGGTAATCTTGATAAAGTAGTAGAATATTTTATCGGGAAGAGAGTCAGCTTAAAGGTTAAAGACAGAGATGGTAAAACACCTTTAGATTTGGCTAAGCAGAAGGGTCACACAGATATAGCAAAAGTGATAAAGCAGATGCAGTTAGAGTTGGATAAAAAACTGTTATCTGCAGTAAAAATGGTGATCTTAATAAAGTTGAGGATTTTATTAGCCAAGGTACTAGCTTAG
- the mutL gene encoding DNA mismatch repair endonuclease MutL, with protein sequence MAIILLDTKTINRIAAGEVIERPASVVKELVENAIDAGSAEIEIKIESGGRNFITVTDNGNGIEKEDLELAFMRHATSKLSDSELIEIKHLGFRGEALPSIAAVSRMKLSSKASGAKEAWSIRYEGGEKIREITPCSLLQGTYIEIRDLFFATPNRLKFLKTERAETQSIVDIVNNLAMINYSIGFTLTSGNKKLLKYVKQTSLFNRLCETEEEFQSNSLEVKEEEDGIKLTGHICKPTINRGNSTQIYTFVNRRPIKDNLLVGAIRYAYHDLIPSDRYPFAVLHLEIPYDQVDVNVHPNKSEVRFQNKRLIYEIVRRGLIKTLSKRIGSPAANDVGGLGMTEKIVRRAAFDAREGSNELINNIKNRKEKSRKEFYERRPSSVENRLIKEFAAPNKGLSEGSGLLEMQKLASQKETIAKEEKQVNLIESYPLGFVRCQVYNTYIIAEGLDKLVVVDQHAAHERLVYECLKQKSNIKRQELLFPEIVEIKNQAGMEMVEIYKDKLYEMGFEIEIKAENKVIVKGFPAILGAIDVKEMLINIVDRLTEIEDTLPIEDKVNKILATIACYGSIRAGRKMNFEEMNELLRQMEETPNSGQCNHGRPTYIEMKRSDIEKLFERR encoded by the coding sequence ATGGCAATAATTCTTTTAGACACAAAAACTATAAATCGTATAGCAGCGGGAGAGGTAATAGAGAGGCCAGCAAGTGTAGTAAAGGAATTAGTAGAAAATGCAATAGATGCTGGAAGTGCAGAAATAGAGATCAAAATAGAAAGTGGTGGGCGTAACTTTATCACTGTGACAGATAATGGAAATGGAATAGAAAAGGAAGATTTGGAACTTGCGTTTATGCGCCACGCTACTTCAAAATTAAGCGATAGTGAGTTAATAGAGATCAAGCACCTTGGGTTTAGAGGAGAAGCTTTACCTTCAATTGCAGCAGTAAGTAGAATGAAATTATCATCTAAGGCAAGTGGAGCAAAGGAAGCATGGTCTATAAGATATGAGGGAGGAGAAAAAATAAGAGAGATTACCCCTTGTTCTTTGTTGCAAGGTACATATATTGAAATTCGTGACTTATTTTTTGCCACACCAAATAGATTAAAATTTCTAAAAACCGAGAGGGCAGAAACACAAAGCATTGTTGACATTGTAAATAACTTAGCGATGATTAACTATAGTATTGGGTTTACTCTCACTTCCGGTAATAAAAAGCTCTTAAAATATGTTAAGCAAACTTCATTATTTAACAGATTATGTGAAACAGAAGAAGAATTTCAGAGCAATTCGCTGGAAGTTAAAGAGGAAGAAGACGGCATCAAACTTACGGGACACATCTGTAAACCAACTATCAATCGAGGCAATTCAACTCAGATCTATACGTTTGTTAATAGAAGGCCAATAAAAGACAATCTACTTGTTGGTGCAATTCGATACGCATATCATGATTTGATTCCAAGCGACAGATATCCTTTTGCGGTGCTGCACTTAGAAATACCATACGATCAAGTAGATGTAAATGTGCATCCAAATAAATCAGAAGTAAGATTTCAGAATAAGAGGCTAATATATGAAATAGTGAGAAGAGGGCTGATTAAGACATTATCAAAGAGAATAGGTAGTCCTGCAGCAAACGATGTTGGCGGATTAGGAATGACAGAAAAAATTGTGAGAAGAGCAGCTTTTGATGCTAGAGAAGGAAGCAATGAATTAATTAATAATATAAAGAACAGAAAAGAGAAAAGTAGAAAAGAGTTCTACGAAAGGAGACCAAGTTCTGTAGAGAATCGACTAATAAAAGAGTTTGCTGCACCGAATAAAGGTTTGTCAGAAGGGTCAGGATTGCTTGAAATGCAGAAACTTGCATCACAAAAGGAAACAATAGCCAAGGAAGAAAAACAAGTTAATTTAATAGAGAGCTACCCTCTAGGGTTTGTACGCTGTCAGGTCTACAACACTTATATAATTGCTGAAGGTCTAGACAAACTAGTTGTAGTCGATCAACATGCGGCCCATGAGAGGTTAGTGTATGAGTGCTTAAAACAAAAATCAAACATAAAAAGGCAAGAACTGCTTTTTCCTGAAATAGTTGAAATTAAAAATCAAGCAGGAATGGAGATGGTTGAAATTTATAAAGATAAGCTTTATGAAATGGGTTTTGAGATTGAGATCAAAGCAGAGAACAAAGTTATAGTGAAAGGGTTTCCAGCAATTTTGGGAGCAATAGATGTAAAAGAGATGCTGATAAATATAGTTGATAGATTAACAGAAATAGAAGATACGCTGCCTATAGAAGATAAAGTGAACAAAATATTGGCCACAATCGCGTGTTACGGATCAATTAGAGCAGGAAGAAAAATGAACTTTGAAGAGATGAATGAGTTGCTAAGGCAAATGGAAGAAACACCAAATTCTGGGCAGTGTAACCATGGCAGACCAACGTATATAGAAATGAAACGAAGTGATATTGAAAAATTATTTGAGAGGAGGTAA
- a CDS encoding ankyrin repeat domain-containing protein: MCSKNGDLNKVEDFISQGTSLEVKDSNGNTLLHYASQNDHLEAVKYLIKKGASLKAKNKYGKTPLDLALQKNYISIIEFLKKTQLDLDEELLATVKGDDLNRVKALVSQGASLEAKDNSNNTPLHNACNNGHVKVVEYLIQEGASLKAKNKDGEAPLHVAVQHDGTLEVIEFILSRDLSGINDITNNGKTPLHLAIREDKPNTVQFLLRKGASIAVKDKNGKTSLDLAKQEDYTNIVEMIEKVQSDLDEELLTAVQDGNLNEAKGLVSRNANANVNTRDKYSWTPLHWAAYKGHLEVAEFLVKKGADVNAASENLYGSRPIHIAIENNNKNIIEFLLSKEVGVNDTDKQGYTPLHYAAWRGRLEVARFLIEKGSDINAADTSTAGKKPTHVAAENNSESVIEFLLEKGVSVDEADKNGWTPLHYAARFGQPEVAKFLIEKGADINAKDKNGGTPSNIAIDQKYDDVVEYLQQTQLGLDKQLLAAVQGGDFRKVKDLVNQGANVNAKGEDGETPLHFAVQEGNLDMVQFFLDKGADIEVKDRYEWTPLHFAASSDKFDVVKFLFDKNANIKARDIYGNMPLHVAARYSNKFEIVEFLLDKDANDINDVTNDCSTPLHAAVQGNKLSIVELLLDRGASIRIKDKYNRTPLNLAAKKGYVNIVQVIERMQLNLDEELLAAAESGDLNKIKSFITQGANLDAKDSNGSTPLHYASWNGNLSVVKHLVEKGANLKIKNLDNRTPLYDASLNGHLDIVRYLVEKGVDVNVADEENRTPLHCAVSEGHLGIVKYLINNGANFNAKNSDGKVPLDIAKVSEGRGKSAQRKCRYHHGGHDCYHGHLSSNQPEIAASSSTRPSLWINGLFDWVKSSIGGLLSSKPVGTSNTINSISQADAQIDVNGTIMLLDLLIRKVTGQKYISTEDQSISPPEAQGYALNITEEFKKVVEQAGLKSGVSMHRLNIDYMGMQKEITRKVMSGKFNEISGILKSYVEKACPSEEAGKLSPKKFDKFIAQFNKGLLNQPIEQILHNGDDRLEVDGGKQMSLEPQSYLSNASIQSHSKDKVSTCLSDVGVTKLGNTLSK, translated from the coding sequence ATCTGCAGTAAAAATGGTGATCTTAATAAAGTTGAGGATTTTATTAGCCAAGGTACTAGCTTAGAGGTGAAAGATAGCAATGGTAACACTCTTTTACATTATGCTTCTCAGAATGATCATTTGGAAGCAGTAAAATATCTTATCAAAAAGGGAGCTAGCTTAAAAGCTAAAAATAAATATGGTAAAACACCTTTAGATTTGGCTCTTCAAAAGAATTATATAAGTATAATAGAATTTTTGAAAAAAACACAATTAGATTTAGATGAAGAATTGTTAGCTACAGTAAAAGGTGACGATCTTAATAGAGTCAAAGCTCTTGTTAGCCAAGGTGCTAGTTTAGAGGCGAAAGATAACAGTAATAATACTCCTTTACATAATGCTTGTAATAATGGTCATGTAAAAGTAGTAGAATATCTTATCCAAGAGGGAGCTAGCTTAAAGGCTAAAAACAAAGATGGTGAAGCACCTTTACACGTAGCTGTCCAACATGATGGCACACTTGAAGTAATTGAGTTTATTTTGAGCAGAGATCTTAGTGGTATTAATGATATAACTAATAACGGTAAAACGCCTTTACATTTAGCTATACGAGAAGATAAGCCAAATACGGTTCAATTCCTTCTCAGAAAAGGTGCAAGTATTGCAGTTAAAGATAAAAATGGTAAAACATCTCTAGATCTGGCCAAACAAGAAGATTACACAAATATAGTAGAAATGATAGAAAAAGTACAATCAGATTTAGATGAAGAATTGTTGACCGCAGTACAAGATGGTAATCTCAATGAAGCTAAAGGTCTTGTTAGTCGGAATGCTAATGCTAATGTTAATACTAGAGATAAGTACAGTTGGACACCACTACATTGGGCTGCGTATAAAGGTCATTTAGAAGTTGCAGAGTTTTTAGTAAAGAAAGGTGCTGATGTTAATGCTGCAAGTGAAAATCTTTATGGCAGCAGACCTATACATATTGCTATTGAGAACAATAATAAAAATATTATAGAGTTTCTTCTCAGCAAAGAAGTAGGTGTTAATGATACTGACAAGCAAGGTTATACGCCACTGCACTATGCAGCATGGAGAGGCCGCTTAGAGGTTGCAAGGTTCTTGATAGAAAAAGGATCTGATATCAATGCTGCAGACACTTCTACTGCTGGTAAAAAGCCTACACATGTTGCTGCTGAAAATAATAGTGAAAGTGTTATAGAGTTTCTTCTTGAAAAGGGAGTGAGCGTTGATGAGGCTGATAAAAATGGTTGGACACCACTACACTATGCTGCTAGGTTCGGCCAACCAGAGGTTGCAAAATTTCTGATAGAAAAAGGAGCTGATATCAATGCTAAAGATAAGAATGGTGGAACACCGTCAAATATCGCGATCGATCAAAAATATGACGATGTTGTAGAGTATTTACAACAAACACAATTAGGTTTAGATAAACAATTGTTGGCTGCAGTACAAGGTGGAGATTTTAGGAAAGTTAAAGATCTTGTTAATCAGGGTGCTAATGTTAATGCTAAAGGTGAGGATGGTGAAACACCTTTGCATTTTGCCGTTCAGGAAGGCAATCTGGATATGGTTCAATTTTTCCTTGATAAAGGTGCTGATATTGAAGTTAAAGACAGATATGAATGGACACCTTTACACTTTGCTGCTTCCAGTGACAAATTTGATGTAGTTAAGTTTCTATTTGATAAGAACGCTAATATTAAAGCTAGAGATATATACGGCAATATGCCTCTACATGTAGCTGCTCGGTATAGTAATAAGTTTGAAATAGTTGAATTTCTTTTAGATAAGGATGCTAATGACATTAATGACGTAACTAATGATTGCTCGACGCCTTTGCATGCAGCTGTGCAAGGAAACAAGTTAAGTATAGTCGAGCTCCTTCTTGATAGAGGCGCTAGCATCAGAATTAAAGACAAATATAATAGAACACCTTTAAACTTAGCTGCTAAAAAAGGTTACGTAAATATAGTACAAGTAATAGAACGAATGCAATTAAATTTAGATGAAGAATTGTTGGCTGCTGCAGAAAGTGGTGATCTCAATAAAATCAAAAGTTTTATCACTCAAGGTGCCAATTTAGATGCTAAAGATAGTAACGGTAGTACTCCTTTACATTATGCTTCCTGGAATGGTAATTTGAGCGTTGTAAAACATCTTGTGGAAAAAGGAGCTAATTTAAAAATTAAAAATCTTGATAATAGAACTCCTCTGTATGATGCTTCTTTAAATGGTCATTTAGATATAGTAAGGTATCTTGTTGAAAAAGGTGTTGATGTTAATGTTGCTGATGAAGAAAATAGGACACCACTTCATTGTGCTGTATCGGAAGGTCATTTAGGTATAGTCAAGTATCTTATAAACAATGGGGCTAATTTTAATGCTAAAAACAGTGATGGTAAAGTACCGTTAGACATTGCTAAAGTTAGTGAAGGAAGAGGAAAATCCGCACAACGCAAATGCCGTTATCATCATGGGGGTCACGATTGTTATCATGGTCACTTATCAAGTAATCAACCTGAGATAGCAGCAAGTAGTAGTACAAGACCATCTTTATGGATAAATGGTTTATTTGATTGGGTAAAGAGCTCAATAGGTGGATTGTTAAGTTCTAAACCTGTAGGAACATCAAATACTATAAATTCAATCTCACAAGCTGATGCGCAAATAGATGTAAATGGTACAATAATGTTACTTGATTTATTGATCAGAAAAGTTACGGGTCAAAAGTATATTTCTACAGAAGATCAGTCTATATCTCCACCAGAAGCACAGGGCTATGCATTAAATATTACGGAGGAATTTAAGAAAGTAGTAGAGCAAGCTGGATTAAAAAGTGGTGTATCAATGCATCGATTAAATATTGATTATATGGGAATGCAGAAAGAGATTACTAGAAAAGTTATGAGTGGTAAATTTAATGAAATTTCAGGGATTTTAAAATCTTATGTAGAGAAAGCGTGTCCTAGTGAAGAAGCTGGTAAATTAAGTCCGAAGAAATTTGACAAGTTTATAGCTCAATTTAATAAGGGTCTGCTAAATCAACCAATAGAGCAGATATTACACAACGGAGATGATAGATTAGAAGTTGATGGTGGAAAGCAAATGAGTTTAGAGCCTCAAAGTTATTTAAGTAATGCTTCTATTCAAAGCCATTCGAAGGACAAAGTATCAACTTGTCTTTCTGATGTAGGAGTAACCAAGCTTGGAAATACTTTGAGTAAGTAG